The Pyrus communis chromosome 9, drPyrComm1.1, whole genome shotgun sequence genome has a segment encoding these proteins:
- the LOC137744894 gene encoding probable nucleolar protein 5-2, producing the protein MLVLFETPAGFALFKVLDEGKLSKVEDLWKDFASADKARQVVKLKAFSKFENTSEALEAATLLIDSKPSKGLRKFLKAHCSGETLAVSDSKLGNIIKEKLKIDCVHNNAVMELMRGVRAQLTELIAGLQVQDLAPMSLGLSHSLSRFKLKFSADKVDTMVIQAIGLLDDLDKELNTYAMRVREWYGWHFPELAKIVQDNIHYAKVVKLMGYRSNAAKLDFSAILPEEVETELKDAAMISMGTEVSELDLMNIKELCDQVLSLSEYRAQLYDYLKNRMNTIAPNLTALVGELVGARLISHGGSLLNLAKQPGSTVQILGAEKALFRALKTKHATPKYGLIYHASLIGKAAPKLKGKISRSLASKAALAIRVDALGDSQDNSMGVENYQKLEARLRNLEGRELGHSAGSAKGKPKIEVYDKDRKKGAAGLITAAKAYNPAADAVLGKMTPNTEKPAAEVPVTEDKKEKKKKKKKADDVDMPDGNANVEPEVEEPAKKEKKKKKKHSAEDAEVVAVVENKDAGEKKKRKRKHAEEEETEVPSEKKEKKKKKKSKD; encoded by the exons GTTGTGAAACTGAAAGCTTTCTCCAAGTTTGAGAATACGTCAGAAGCTTTGGAAGCGGCAACCCTGCTGATTGACAGTAAACCCAGCAAAGGTCTGCGCAAATTTTTGAAAGCGCACTGCAGTGGTGAGACGCTGGCTGTTTCCGATTCTAAGCTTGGAAATATCATTAAGGAAAAACTG AAAATAGACTGTGTTCACAACAATGCTGTGATGGAGTTGATGAGAGGTGTAAGAGCTCAGTTGACTGAGCTCATAGCCGGTCTACAAGTTCAAGATTTGGCACCAATGAGCTTGGGTTTATCTCACAGCTTATCTCGATTCAAGCTCAAGTTCAGTGCTGATAAG GTTGATACAATGGTGATTCAAGCCATTGGTTTGCTTGATGATCTTGATAAAGAGTTAAATACATATGCAATGAGGGTTCGAGAATGGTATGGTTGGCATTTTCCAGAGCTTGCTAAGATTGTACAGGACAACATCCATTATGCCAAGGTAGTGAAGCTGATGGGCTACCGTTCTAATGCTGCAAAGCTTGATTTCTCCGCG ATATTGCCAGAGGAGGTTGAAACTGAATTGAAGGATGCGGCAATGATATCCATGGGAACAGAAGTTAGCGAGCTTGATTTGATGAATATCAAAGAACTCTGTGACCAAGTCCTTTCTCTCTCTGAGTACAGAGCTCAGCTATATGACTATTTGAAAAATAGGATGAACACCATTGCACCAAATTTGACTGCTCTTGTAGGAGAGCTCGTCGGTGCTCGCCTCATTTCTCATGGTGGTAGCTTGTTGAACCTTGCAAAGCAGCCTGGGAGCACAGTTCAGATTCTTGGAGCTGAAAAGGCCCTTTTCAGAGCACTGAAGACTAAGCATGCAACACCAAAATATGGACTTATCTACCATGCATCCTTGATTGGTAAAGCAGCGCCAAAGCTGAAGGGTAAAATTTCTCGGTCACTTGCTAGTAAAGCTGCATTGGCAATTCGAGTTGATGCTCTTGGAGACAGTCAAGATAACTCAATGGGAGTGGAAAATTATCAAAAG CTTGAAGCACGGTTAAGGAATCTTGAAGGCAGAGAATTGGGTCACTCTGCTGGGTCGGCTAAAGGCAAACCAAAGATTGAAGTCTATGACAAGGATCGCAAGAAGGGAGCCGCAGGATTGATAACTGCTGCCAAG GCATATAATCCTGCAGCAGATGCGGTTCTTGGGAAAATGACACCTAATACCGAGAAACCAGCTGCCGAGGTTCCCGTTACTGAAGataagaaagagaagaagaaaaagaagaagaaggctgaTGACGTGGACATGCCTGACGGAAATGCCAATGTGGAACCAGAAGTTGAGGAGCCtgcaaagaaggaaaagaagaagaagaagaagcattcGGCTGAGGATGCTGAAGTAGTTGCTGTGGTTGAAAATAAAGATGcgggagagaagaagaagaggaaaagaaagcATGCTGAGGAAGAAGAAACGGAGGTGCCAAGcgagaagaaagagaagaagaaga